A section of the Pseudomonas sp. FP453 genome encodes:
- the glp gene encoding gephyrin-like molybdotransferase Glp: MNLCDSGDLLPVEDAIEQLLAQAPPPPSTEVIALAQALGRVVAEDVFSPLDLPAWDNSAMDGYALRAFDVPEQGGHLEVAGRIAAGHSSDEPLQAGQAVRIFTGAPLPPGADSVVAQERCRVYGQRIWCPPVRLGDHVRKRGEELQRGQQVLSAGKRLRAQEIGLLAAAGIPRVKVYRPLRVCLLSSGDELREPGESLAPGQIYNSNRYLIAALLRGWGVEVHDYGVMADALTASRDALALASSECDLLLTTGGVSVGEEDHLKQAIRELGKVEFWRLAIQPGKPLAFGQVAGKPWIGLPGNPTAALVTALVVVRPFLLRAQGAERVLPVPASVPAAFEWLKPNPRRQYLRARLSPGSDGQLRAILHPQQSSAMLVAACWADGLVIVERGQQVLKGAAVPFLSFADFQ; the protein is encoded by the coding sequence ATGAACCTGTGTGACAGCGGTGACCTGCTGCCGGTGGAGGACGCTATCGAGCAGTTGCTCGCGCAGGCGCCGCCACCCCCGTCCACCGAGGTGATTGCCTTGGCCCAGGCCCTTGGGCGGGTGGTCGCTGAAGACGTGTTTTCGCCCCTCGACTTGCCGGCCTGGGACAACAGTGCCATGGACGGCTACGCCCTGCGCGCGTTTGACGTGCCGGAGCAGGGCGGTCATCTGGAAGTCGCCGGGCGTATCGCTGCCGGGCACAGCAGCGATGAGCCGTTGCAGGCCGGGCAAGCCGTGCGCATCTTTACCGGCGCGCCGTTGCCACCGGGGGCCGACAGTGTGGTCGCCCAGGAACGTTGCCGCGTGTATGGCCAGCGCATCTGGTGCCCGCCGGTCCGCTTGGGCGACCACGTGCGCAAGCGCGGCGAAGAGCTGCAACGCGGGCAGCAGGTGTTGAGCGCCGGCAAGCGCCTGCGCGCCCAGGAGATCGGCCTGCTGGCGGCGGCGGGCATCCCTCGGGTCAAGGTCTATCGGCCGCTGCGGGTGTGCCTGCTCAGCAGTGGTGATGAATTGCGCGAACCCGGTGAGTCGCTGGCACCGGGGCAGATCTACAACAGCAACCGTTACCTCATCGCAGCGCTGCTGCGGGGCTGGGGTGTGGAGGTGCACGACTACGGCGTGATGGCCGACGCCCTGACGGCGAGTCGCGATGCGTTGGCGCTGGCGTCTTCCGAATGCGACCTGCTGCTGACCACCGGCGGCGTGTCGGTGGGGGAGGAGGACCACCTCAAGCAAGCGATCCGCGAACTGGGCAAGGTCGAGTTCTGGCGCCTGGCGATCCAGCCCGGCAAGCCCCTGGCGTTTGGTCAGGTGGCGGGCAAACCGTGGATTGGCCTGCCGGGTAATCCGACGGCCGCGCTGGTCACGGCGCTGGTGGTGGTGCGCCCGTTCCTGCTGCGTGCCCAGGGCGCAGAGCGGGTGTTGCCGGTGCCGGCCAGCGTGCCGGCGGCGTTTGAATGGCTCAAGCCCAACCCGCGCCGCCAATACCTGCGTGCGCGCTTGAGCCCCGGCAGCGATGGGCAACTGCGCGCGATCCTGCACCCGCAGCAAAGCTCGGCGATGCTGGTCGCCGCCTGCTGGGCCGACGGCCTGGTGATCGTCGAGCGCGGGCAACAGGTGCTCAAGGGCGCGGCGGTGCCGTTTCTGTCCTTTGCCGATTTTCAATAA
- the moaB gene encoding molybdenum cofactor biosynthesis protein B — protein sequence MAHLTQQNFVSLNIAVLTISDTRTYDTDTSGDTLVDRLQTAGHMLIDRGIVMDDIYQIRARVSQWIADPQVQVVLMTGGTGFTARDNTPQAVLPLLDKQVDGFGELFRQVSLAEIGMSTLQSRALAGFSNGVLVCCMPGSPGACRTAWDQILVGQLDSRTGPCNFAPHLKPQLDQALSACESRS from the coding sequence ATGGCCCACCTGACCCAGCAAAACTTCGTCTCCCTGAACATCGCCGTACTGACCATCAGCGACACCCGCACCTACGACACCGACACCTCCGGCGACACCCTGGTAGACCGCCTGCAAACCGCCGGCCACATGCTCATCGACCGTGGCATCGTGATGGACGACATCTACCAGATCCGCGCCCGGGTTTCACAGTGGATCGCCGACCCCCAGGTGCAAGTGGTGCTGATGACCGGCGGCACCGGTTTCACCGCGCGCGACAACACGCCCCAAGCCGTGCTGCCGCTGCTGGACAAGCAAGTGGACGGCTTCGGCGAGTTGTTCCGTCAGGTGTCCCTGGCCGAAATCGGCATGTCGACCCTGCAATCCCGCGCCCTGGCCGGCTTCAGCAACGGCGTGCTGGTGTGCTGCATGCCGGGTTCACCGGGCGCCTGTCGCACGGCCTGGGACCAGATTCTTGTCGGCCAACTGGACAGCCGCACCGGCCCGTGCAACTTCGCGCCGCACCTCAAGCCGCAACTCGATCAAGCGCTCAGCGCCTGTGAGTCACGCTCATGA